The proteins below are encoded in one region of Streptomyces cyanogenus:
- a CDS encoding acyl-CoA synthetase: MEYNLADLFESVVDVAADREALVYLDHPGTGAERRLTYAELDAAANRVAHHLIDSGIGPGEHLGLHLYNGVEYLQTVLACLKARIVPVNVNYRYVEDELVYLYRDADLVALVFDAEFEDRVAGALPRAPKLRHLLRVGTPAAESVPGAVPFPAAEAAGSPGRGFPARSGDDQFIIYTGGTTGMPKGVMWRQEDLFFAGLGGGAPTGEPVKAPQELAERVAAGGSGITFFPTPPLMHGTSTLTAFIGFNFGQRVVLHRRFVPEEVLRTIERERVTSMSLVGDAMLRPLIDALAGPLKGTDCSALFSVSSSGAIMSETVRRQFRELLPNAVLLNNFGSSESGFNGTATEDAGPERGFRVRVNSRTRVVDPVTHEPVAPGEVGRVAQCGHVPLGYYNDPVKTAETFFEKDGRRWVLLGDMATVGADGVVTVLGRGSQCINTGGEKVYPEEVEQALKAHPDVYDALVAGVPDARWGNHVAAVVQLRPGAPRPSLADIQSHCRTRLAGYKVPRQLVVTDTIQRSPSGKADYRWAREVAVAAQRP, encoded by the coding sequence CCGCCAACCGCGTCGCCCACCACCTGATCGACAGCGGCATAGGGCCCGGCGAGCACCTCGGGCTCCACCTGTACAACGGCGTCGAGTACCTGCAGACGGTGCTGGCCTGCCTGAAGGCCCGGATCGTCCCGGTGAACGTCAACTATCGGTACGTCGAGGACGAGTTGGTGTACCTCTATCGGGACGCGGACCTGGTCGCGCTGGTCTTCGACGCGGAGTTCGAGGACCGGGTCGCGGGCGCGCTGCCGCGGGCGCCGAAGCTGCGGCATCTGCTGCGGGTGGGCACACCGGCCGCGGAGTCGGTGCCCGGGGCGGTGCCGTTCCCCGCCGCGGAGGCCGCCGGGTCGCCCGGCCGGGGCTTCCCCGCGCGTTCCGGTGACGACCAGTTCATCATCTACACCGGTGGTACGACGGGCATGCCCAAGGGGGTGATGTGGCGTCAGGAGGACCTGTTCTTCGCGGGGCTGGGCGGCGGGGCGCCGACCGGGGAGCCGGTGAAGGCGCCGCAGGAGCTGGCCGAGCGGGTCGCCGCGGGCGGCTCGGGGATCACCTTCTTCCCCACTCCCCCGCTGATGCACGGCACGTCGACGCTCACCGCGTTCATCGGCTTCAACTTCGGCCAACGGGTCGTGCTGCACCGCAGGTTCGTGCCCGAGGAGGTGCTGCGGACCATCGAGCGGGAGCGGGTCACCAGCATGTCGCTGGTCGGGGACGCCATGCTCCGGCCGCTGATCGACGCCCTCGCCGGGCCGCTCAAGGGAACGGACTGCTCGGCGCTGTTCAGCGTCTCCTCGTCGGGCGCGATCATGTCGGAGACGGTCCGCCGGCAGTTCCGCGAGCTGCTTCCGAACGCGGTGCTGCTGAACAACTTCGGCTCCTCCGAGTCCGGCTTCAACGGCACCGCGACCGAGGACGCGGGCCCCGAGCGCGGCTTCCGCGTCCGGGTCAACTCCCGGACCCGGGTGGTGGATCCGGTGACGCACGAGCCGGTGGCACCCGGCGAGGTGGGGCGGGTCGCGCAGTGCGGCCATGTGCCGCTCGGCTACTACAACGACCCGGTGAAGACCGCCGAGACGTTCTTCGAGAAGGACGGGCGGCGCTGGGTGCTGCTCGGCGACATGGCGACGGTCGGCGCGGACGGCGTGGTCACCGTCCTCGGCCGGGGCTCGCAGTGCATCAACACGGGCGGCGAGAAGGTGTACCCGGAGGAGGTCGAGCAGGCGCTCAAGGCGCATCCGGACGTGTACGACGCGCTGGTCGCCGGGGTGCCGGACGCCCGGTGGGGCAACCATGTGGCGGCCGTGGTGCAGCTGCGCCCGGGGGCGCCGCGCCCGTCGCTCGCCGACATCCAGAGCCACTGCCGTACCCGCCTGGCCGGGTACAAGGTCCCCCGCCAGCTCGTCGTCACGGACACCATCCAGCGGTCGCCGAGCGGCAAGGCCGACTACCGGTGGGCACGGGAGGTGGCGGTGGCCGCGCAGCGGCCGTAG
- a CDS encoding sulfatase, whose translation MSHPTPGHLPEDTAAPDGGGAAAGGAAARVAPAGGPRRSGRLARCAAAGATVPAAALLLGALLLPDRLDSLTPSAFLRLPAEGIALAALLLVLPPRARRAGAAAGGFLTGLLALLKGVDMGFQEVLLRPFDPVLDWSLLGNAADYLRETSGRAGALEAAAGVLALVLAVPVLTTLAAVRVTTVMARHRRYAVRVVLVLAVAWTTCVTFGLRSAGVPVAATIDADLVGDRLGQVRTSLADARVFRRQAAHDPFAHTPPDRLLTGLRGKDVLVTFVESYGRTALEDPSVAPRIGAVLDEGTAALRAAGFRARSGWLRSPVTGGGSWLAHATFLSGLWIGNQQRFHTLTAGDRTTLTGAFRAAGAWRTAGIVPGVNRAWPEGGFFGLDHVHDRAGLGYHGPGFGWSQVPDQFTLEAFRRLEFGRRGRGPLMAEIVLTSSHHPWAPVPRMTDWGSLGDGSVFRRLGKDGKDAEEVWKDPQSVRAGYRDAIAYSLRSLIGFLRRYGDEHTVLVFLGDHQPVPAVTGASPRKDVPVTIVAHDPEVLERISRWGWTEGLKPAADAPVWGMDAFRDRFLTAYGPQPG comes from the coding sequence GTGTCTCACCCCACGCCTGGTCACCTGCCGGAGGACACTGCGGCGCCGGACGGCGGCGGAGCGGCGGCCGGAGGCGCCGCCGCGCGCGTGGCGCCGGCGGGCGGGCCCCGCCGGTCCGGACGGCTCGCGCGCTGCGCGGCCGCGGGGGCGACCGTGCCGGCCGCCGCTCTCCTGCTGGGTGCGCTGCTGCTGCCCGACCGGCTCGACAGCCTCACCCCGTCCGCGTTCCTGCGCCTCCCGGCCGAGGGCATCGCGCTCGCCGCGCTGCTGCTCGTGCTGCCGCCCCGGGCCAGGCGGGCCGGCGCCGCCGCCGGCGGCTTCCTGACCGGGCTGCTCGCCCTGCTCAAGGGCGTCGACATGGGCTTCCAGGAGGTGCTGCTGCGCCCGTTCGACCCGGTGCTGGACTGGAGTCTGCTCGGCAACGCGGCGGACTACCTGCGGGAGACGTCCGGCCGGGCCGGCGCGCTGGAGGCCGCGGCCGGGGTCCTCGCTCTCGTGCTGGCCGTCCCCGTGCTGACCACACTGGCGGCGGTCCGCGTGACGACGGTGATGGCCCGTCACCGGCGGTACGCCGTCCGCGTCGTCCTGGTGCTGGCGGTCGCCTGGACCACCTGCGTCACGTTCGGACTGCGCTCCGCCGGGGTCCCGGTCGCCGCCACGATCGACGCCGACCTGGTCGGCGACCGTCTCGGGCAGGTCCGTACGTCCCTCGCGGACGCGCGGGTCTTCCGGCGCCAGGCCGCCCACGACCCCTTCGCGCACACCCCGCCCGACCGGCTGCTGACCGGGCTGCGCGGAAAGGACGTGCTGGTCACCTTCGTCGAGAGCTACGGGCGTACGGCGCTCGAGGACCCGTCCGTCGCCCCGCGGATCGGCGCGGTCCTGGACGAGGGCACCGCCGCCCTGCGGGCGGCCGGCTTCCGGGCGCGCAGTGGCTGGCTGCGCTCGCCGGTGACGGGCGGCGGCAGCTGGCTGGCCCACGCGACCTTCCTGTCCGGGCTGTGGATCGGCAACCAGCAGCGGTTCCACACCCTCACCGCCGGCGACCGGACCACCCTCACCGGCGCCTTCCGCGCCGCCGGCGCCTGGCGGACGGCCGGCATCGTGCCGGGGGTGAACCGCGCCTGGCCGGAGGGCGGCTTCTTCGGCCTGGACCACGTGCACGACCGGGCCGGCCTCGGCTACCACGGCCCGGGCTTCGGCTGGTCGCAGGTGCCGGACCAGTTCACGCTGGAGGCGTTCCGGCGGCTGGAGTTCGGCCGGCGTGGGCGGGGCCCGCTGATGGCGGAGATCGTTTTGACCTCCAGCCATCACCCGTGGGCGCCGGTGCCCCGCATGACCGACTGGGGGAGCCTGGGCGACGGCTCGGTCTTCCGCCGCCTCGGGAAGGACGGCAAGGACGCCGAGGAGGTGTGGAAGGACCCGCAGAGCGTGCGCGCCGGGTACCGGGACGCGATCGCGTACTCGCTGCGCAGCCTCATCGGTTTCCTGCGGCGCTACGGCGACGAGCACACCGTCCTGGTGTTCCTCGGCGACCACCAGCCCGTCCCGGCGGTCACCGGGGCCAGCCCCCGCAAGGACGTGCCCGTGACGATCGTCGCCCACGACCCGGAGGTGCTGGAGCGGATCTCCCGCTGGGGCTGGACCGAGGGGCTCAAGCCGGCCGCGGACGCCCCCGTCTGGGGGATGGACGCGTTCCGGGACCGGTTCCTGACGGCGTACGGTCCGCAGCCGGGCTGA
- a CDS encoding alpha/beta fold hydrolase has translation MPTFTATDGTRLAYHLRGAGEPLAVLPGGPMRASAYLGDLGGLTAHRRLALLDLRGTGDSQVPADPATYRCDRMVEDVEVWRGHMGLEHMDLVAHSAGAALAMLYAARHPHRIRRLLLITPNPSALGLRATPEDRLAAARLRADEPWFARAFPAFRAWLAGEAEFDDVFLPFFHGRWDDTARAHTDAELHQTNEEAGERYFADGAFTPDATRAALAALTAPVLVYAGGLDGGPCPALARRTAEAFPDAECSVQPGAAHYPWLDDPERFVSRTLAFLDR, from the coding sequence ATGCCCACTTTCACCGCCACCGACGGCACCCGGCTCGCCTACCACCTGCGGGGTGCGGGTGAGCCGCTCGCCGTGCTGCCCGGCGGTCCCATGCGGGCCTCCGCCTATCTCGGGGACCTCGGCGGGCTGACCGCGCACCGGCGGCTCGCCCTGCTCGACCTGCGGGGCACCGGTGACTCGCAGGTGCCGGCGGACCCGGCGACGTACCGCTGTGACCGGATGGTGGAGGACGTGGAAGTGTGGCGCGGCCACATGGGTCTGGAACACATGGATCTGGTCGCCCACTCGGCGGGTGCAGCCCTTGCGATGCTCTACGCGGCCCGCCACCCGCACCGGATACGGCGGCTGCTCCTGATCACCCCCAACCCGTCCGCCCTGGGCCTGCGGGCCACGCCCGAGGACCGGCTGGCCGCGGCCCGGCTGCGCGCGGACGAGCCGTGGTTCGCCCGGGCGTTCCCCGCCTTCCGGGCCTGGCTCGCGGGCGAGGCGGAGTTCGACGACGTGTTCCTGCCGTTCTTCCACGGCCGCTGGGACGACACCGCCCGTGCGCACACGGACGCCGAGCTGCACCAGACCAACGAGGAGGCCGGCGAGCGCTACTTCGCCGACGGAGCCTTCACCCCGGACGCGACCCGGGCCGCCCTCGCGGCCCTGACCGCGCCGGTCCTCGTGTACGCGGGCGGACTCGACGGCGGACCGTGCCCCGCCCTCGCCCGCCGCACCGCCGAGGCCTTCCCGGACGCCGAGTGCAGCGTGCAGCCCGGCGCCGCCCACTACCCCTGGCTGGACGACCCGGAGCGGTTCGTGAGCCGTACGCTCGCCTTCCTCGACCGGTGA
- the paaK gene encoding phenylacetate--CoA ligase PaaK — protein sequence MAEMRDLLDVGERLGPEELRALQLERLRASLRHAYAHVPFYRESFDKAGVRPEDCRSLDDLARFPFTTKADLRENYPYGMFAVPRERIRRLHASSGTTGRPTVVGYTDNDLSMWADMVARSIRAAGGRPGDVVHVAYGYGLFTGGLGAHYGAERLGCTVVPASGGMTARQVQLIQDLEPSVIMVTPSYMLTLLDEFERQGVDPRGTSLRVGVFGAEPWTEQMRREIEERFAIDAVDIYGLSEVIGPGVAQEYAETKDGLHVWEDHFYPEVVDPLTGEVLPEGERGELVFTSLTKEAMPIVRYRTRDLTRLLPGTARAFRRMEKVTGRSDDMVILRGVNLFPTQIEEIVLRTPGVAPHFQLRLTREGRLDALTVRAEARPDAPPEVREAAARAIVAAVKDGIGVSVDVEIVEPESLERSVGKIRRIVDLRPRDAGQG from the coding sequence ATGGCCGAGATGAGGGACCTGCTCGACGTGGGTGAACGGCTCGGGCCCGAGGAACTGCGGGCGCTGCAACTGGAGCGGCTGCGCGCCAGCCTGCGGCACGCGTACGCGCACGTGCCGTTCTACCGCGAGTCTTTCGACAAGGCCGGCGTCCGCCCGGAGGACTGCCGCTCGCTCGACGACCTCGCCCGCTTCCCCTTCACCACCAAGGCCGACCTCCGGGAGAACTACCCGTACGGCATGTTCGCCGTGCCCCGGGAGCGGATCCGCCGGCTGCACGCCTCCAGTGGCACCACGGGGCGCCCCACGGTGGTCGGCTACACCGACAACGACCTTTCCATGTGGGCGGACATGGTGGCGCGGTCCATCAGGGCGGCCGGCGGCCGGCCGGGAGACGTCGTGCATGTGGCGTACGGCTATGGGCTGTTCACCGGCGGCCTTGGCGCCCACTACGGTGCCGAACGCCTCGGCTGTACGGTCGTCCCCGCGTCCGGCGGCATGACGGCCCGCCAGGTGCAGCTCATCCAGGACCTGGAACCGTCCGTCATCATGGTGACCCCCTCCTACATGCTCACCCTGCTGGACGAGTTCGAGCGGCAGGGCGTGGACCCGCGCGGCACCTCGCTGCGGGTCGGCGTCTTCGGGGCCGAGCCCTGGACCGAGCAGATGCGGCGGGAGATCGAGGAGCGGTTCGCGATCGACGCCGTCGACATCTACGGGCTGTCCGAGGTGATCGGGCCCGGTGTCGCCCAGGAGTACGCGGAGACCAAGGACGGCCTGCACGTGTGGGAGGACCACTTCTATCCGGAGGTCGTGGATCCCCTGACGGGCGAGGTGCTGCCGGAGGGCGAGCGGGGCGAGCTGGTGTTCACCTCGCTGACCAAGGAGGCCATGCCGATCGTGCGGTACCGCACGCGGGACCTGACCCGGCTGCTGCCCGGGACGGCCCGGGCGTTCCGGAGGATGGAGAAGGTCACCGGGCGCAGTGACGACATGGTGATCCTGCGCGGGGTCAATCTGTTCCCCACCCAGATCGAGGAGATCGTCCTGCGCACGCCGGGGGTGGCTCCGCACTTCCAGCTGCGGCTCACCCGGGAGGGCCGCCTGGACGCCCTGACCGTCCGGGCCGAGGCCCGCCCCGACGCGCCGCCGGAGGTGCGGGAGGCGGCGGCCCGGGCCATCGTCGCGGCCGTCAAGGACGGCATCGGCGTGTCGGTCGACGTGGAGATCGTGGAACCGGAGTCGCTGGAGCGGTCGGTGGGCAAGATCCGCCGCATCGTGGACCTGCGGCCGCGGGACGCCGGACAGGGATAG
- a CDS encoding trypco2 family protein has translation MVMGGASSSDEEWMDLADAITLLRDQIAEAQDRIAAPTGDGDKGVLFTLGEITLDLGLELTGTKGVNGGLRWSVISLGGKKETGHKATHTVTVKLTPHRPGGGDIDVSDEE, from the coding sequence ATGGTCATGGGCGGCGCAAGCAGTTCGGACGAGGAATGGATGGACCTGGCGGACGCGATCACCTTGCTGCGGGATCAGATCGCCGAGGCCCAGGACCGGATCGCCGCCCCGACGGGGGACGGCGACAAGGGGGTGCTGTTCACGCTGGGGGAGATCACGCTGGATCTCGGTCTGGAGCTGACCGGCACCAAGGGTGTCAACGGCGGGCTGCGCTGGAGCGTGATCAGCCTGGGCGGCAAGAAAGAGACCGGCCACAAGGCCACACACACGGTGACGGTGAAACTGACCCCGCACAGGCCCGGTGGGGGCGACATCGACGTCAGCGACGAGGAGTAG
- a CDS encoding tetratricopeptide repeat protein gives MEFDRRVQIRVERLKDGRKSTGFGTGYLVAPRLVLTAAHVLDDIDPTAVDPVRVCPPDAGEEQFCATVRWQRKDPVVDAALIEVTDGQGWQVPQSLGDLLARPPQRYGLLIGNRPHPVTATGFPRSQKDAEDGRRLDEQLSGHIAPGTGALAGRYEITSTGPTLAAAMGAGSAWSGISGAAVLADDGLGGDLLCGVVRRDRQASGGSRLTATCASHLLADDAFRALLTEHTGWEPVLEPVEAAGLLTPAAFDRDLDSPAALLRADAEAVAFHGRAHELDDLRAWCETQPDALAIRVITGPGGQGKTRLARRLTDLFSHQGWVTGHLRPDLTDYDTPPDFTPLNTALPLLLVVDYAETRPRLLRRLITHLHRSRHRVRLLLLARADGEWRTDPLSAAPAVRRLLAAAPVTGLNPLIPRSRPATDRHTAFTRAARDLARLLPRVPSVPAHDWAALAAALQPPEDLSHPRYDNTLTLQLTALVTLLQHGPRPADTPPGTPAEEILLEHEGRFWEDSAEAPAFKLNLPTTTLAATVAVAALCGATTVDAATHALGTLPDFPADKAPRTAAWLASLYPADPDRYWGSLQPDRIAEYHASQTLTHDRIQLPALLAAATPEQQAQLVTVLARAVIAHYNANRTTDSERVLHTLDTALDTTVLAYQAVRSATAALPYPSRILAPLALRLAGALAQANHRLAQDNPAAYEPELARSLSNLSIRLAEVGRRSEALTAAEDAVEIRRRLAADNPPAYEPDLAASLSNLGNRLATAGRRSEALTAEQNAVEIRRRLAADNPAAYEPDLAASLSNLGIQLAEAGRRSEALTAAEDAVQIYRRLAADNPPAYEPDLAASLTNLGIQLAEAGRRSEALTAAEDAVQIYRRLAADNPAAYEPDLATSLSNLGNRLAEAGRRSEALTAAEDAVQIYRRLAADNPAAYEPDLAASLSNLGIRLAEAGRRSEALTAEQDAVEVYRRLAADNPAAYEPVLAASLSNLGIRLATAGRRSEALTATEDAVEVYRRLAADNPAAYEPVLAASLSNLGIRLATAGRRSEALTATEDAVEIRRRLAADNPAAYEPDLATSLSNLGNRLAEAGRRSEALTAEQNAVEIRRRLAADNPAAYEPDLATSLSNLGNRLATAGRRSEALTATEDAVEIRRRLAADNPAAYEPDLATSLSNLGIQLAEAGRRSEALTAEQNAVEIRRRLAADNPPAYEPELATSLSVLAILLAEGGDLPAALRLTGEAVDLYRSHIGTMPSVLPQVHAVLGLQADVLEGLGRQGEAEQVRRWIRDNPLPRDSHS, from the coding sequence GTGGAGTTCGACCGCCGGGTGCAGATCCGGGTGGAGCGCCTGAAGGACGGCAGGAAGAGCACGGGCTTCGGAACGGGGTACCTGGTCGCGCCGCGTCTGGTGCTGACCGCCGCCCACGTCCTGGACGACATCGATCCCACGGCCGTGGATCCGGTACGGGTATGCCCGCCTGATGCCGGCGAGGAGCAGTTCTGTGCGACCGTGCGCTGGCAGCGCAAGGACCCGGTCGTCGACGCCGCGCTGATCGAGGTCACCGACGGCCAGGGCTGGCAGGTGCCGCAGTCCCTCGGTGATCTGCTGGCCCGGCCGCCCCAGCGGTACGGTCTGCTCATCGGGAATCGGCCGCACCCGGTCACCGCGACCGGTTTCCCCCGCTCGCAGAAGGACGCCGAGGACGGCCGGCGTCTGGACGAGCAGCTGAGCGGCCACATCGCCCCCGGCACCGGCGCCCTCGCCGGCCGTTATGAGATCACCAGCACCGGACCCACCCTCGCCGCCGCCATGGGGGCAGGCAGCGCCTGGTCGGGCATCTCGGGGGCCGCCGTCCTGGCCGACGACGGTCTCGGCGGGGACCTGCTGTGCGGCGTGGTGCGTCGTGACCGGCAGGCCAGCGGCGGCAGCCGCCTGACCGCCACCTGCGCGTCCCACCTCCTGGCCGACGACGCCTTCCGCGCGCTGCTGACCGAACACACCGGGTGGGAGCCGGTCCTGGAACCGGTGGAAGCAGCCGGCCTGCTCACTCCAGCGGCCTTCGACCGCGACCTGGACTCCCCCGCCGCACTGCTGCGCGCGGACGCCGAGGCCGTCGCCTTCCACGGCCGCGCGCATGAACTCGACGACCTGCGCGCCTGGTGCGAAACCCAACCCGACGCCCTCGCGATCCGTGTCATCACCGGGCCCGGCGGACAGGGCAAGACCCGCCTCGCCCGCCGCCTCACCGACCTTTTCAGCCACCAGGGCTGGGTCACCGGACACCTGCGCCCGGACCTCACCGACTACGACACGCCACCCGACTTCACCCCCCTGAACACCGCCCTGCCCCTCCTGCTCGTCGTCGACTACGCCGAGACCCGCCCCCGCCTGCTGCGTCGCCTGATCACCCACCTGCACCGCTCCCGCCACCGCGTGCGGCTGCTGCTGCTCGCCCGCGCCGACGGCGAATGGCGCACCGATCCGCTCAGCGCCGCCCCCGCCGTGCGCAGACTGCTCGCCGCGGCACCCGTCACCGGGCTCAACCCGCTCATCCCCCGCAGCCGGCCCGCCACAGACCGCCACACCGCCTTCACCCGCGCGGCCCGCGACCTCGCCCGCCTGCTGCCCCGTGTCCCCAGCGTCCCCGCACACGACTGGGCAGCCCTGGCCGCGGCCCTCCAGCCTCCCGAGGACCTGAGCCATCCCCGCTACGACAACACCCTCACCCTGCAACTGACCGCCCTGGTCACCCTCCTGCAGCACGGCCCCAGACCCGCCGACACACCCCCCGGCACCCCGGCCGAGGAAATCCTGTTGGAGCACGAAGGACGATTCTGGGAGGACAGCGCCGAAGCCCCTGCCTTCAAACTGAACCTGCCCACCACCACGCTTGCCGCCACGGTCGCCGTCGCCGCTCTGTGCGGAGCCACCACCGTCGACGCGGCCACCCACGCCCTCGGCACGCTCCCTGACTTTCCCGCCGACAAAGCGCCTCGCACCGCGGCCTGGCTGGCGAGCCTGTACCCGGCCGATCCCGACCGCTACTGGGGCTCCCTTCAACCCGACCGCATCGCCGAATACCACGCCTCACAAACCCTCACCCACGACCGCATCCAGCTACCTGCCCTGCTCGCCGCAGCCACACCCGAACAGCAAGCACAGCTCGTCACCGTCCTGGCCCGCGCAGTTATCGCCCACTACAACGCCAACCGCACCACCGACAGCGAACGCGTCCTGCACACCCTGGACACAGCCCTGGACACCACGGTCCTCGCCTACCAAGCCGTCCGGTCCGCCACCGCCGCACTTCCCTACCCATCCCGCATCCTCGCCCCCCTCGCCCTGCGGCTGGCCGGCGCCCTCGCCCAGGCCAACCATCGACTGGCACAAGACAATCCGGCCGCCTACGAACCCGAACTCGCTCGCTCGCTGTCCAATCTCAGCATCCGGCTGGCGGAGGTGGGCAGGCGGAGTGAGGCACTGACCGCCGCCGAGGATGCGGTGGAGATCCGGCGTCGGCTCGCGGCCGACAACCCGCCCGCCTACGAACCCGACCTCGCCGCCTCACTGTCCAACCTCGGCAACCGGCTGGCTACGGCGGGCAGACGGAGCGAGGCCCTCACCGCCGAGCAGAATGCCGTGGAGATCCGGCGTCGGCTCGCGGCCGACAACCCGGCCGCCTACGAACCCGACCTCGCCGCCTCACTGTCCAACCTCGGCATCCAGCTGGCGGAGGCGGGCAGACGGAGCGAGGCCCTCACCGCCGCCGAGGATGCGGTGCAGATCTACCGTCGGCTCGCGGCCGACAACCCGCCCGCCTACGAACCCGACCTCGCCGCCTCACTGACCAACCTCGGCATCCAGCTGGCGGAGGCGGGCAGACGGAGCGAGGCCCTCACCGCCGCCGAGGATGCGGTGCAGATCTACCGTCGGCTCGCGGCCGACAACCCGGCCGCCTACGAACCCGACCTCGCCACCTCGCTGTCCAACCTCGGCAACCGGCTGGCGGAGGCGGGCAGACGGAGCGAGGCCCTCACCGCCGCCGAGGATGCGGTGCAGATCTACCGTCGGCTCGCGGCCGACAACCCGGCCGCCTACGAACCCGACCTCGCCGCCTCGCTGTCCAACCTCGGCATCCGGCTGGCGGAGGCGGGCAGACGGAGTGAGGCCCTCACCGCTGAGCAGGATGCGGTGGAGGTCTACCGTCGGCTCGCGGCCGACAACCCGGCCGCCTACGAGCCCGTCCTCGCCGCCTCGCTGTCCAACCTCGGCATCCGGCTGGCTACGGCGGGCAGACGGAGTGAGGCACTGACTGCCACTGAGGATGCGGTGGAGGTCTACCGTCGGCTCGCGGCCGACAACCCGGCCGCCTACGAGCCCGTCCTCGCCGCCTCGCTGTCCAACCTCGGCATCCGGCTGGCTACGGCGGGCAGACGGAGTGAGGCACTGACTGCCACTGAGGATGCGGTGGAGATCCGGCGTCGGCTCGCGGCCGACAACCCGGCCGCCTACGAACCCGACCTCGCCACCTCGCTGTCCAACCTCGGCAACCGGCTGGCGGAGGCGGGCAGACGGAGCGAGGCCCTCACCGCTGAGCAGAATGCGGTGGAGATCCGGCGTCGGCTCGCAGCCGACAACCCGGCCGCCTACGAACCCGACCTCGCCACCTCGCTGTCCAACCTCGGCAACCGGCTGGCTACGGCGGGCAGACGGAGTGAGGCACTGACTGCCACTGAGGATGCGGTGGAGATCCGGCGTCGGCTCGCAGCCGACAACCCGGCCGCCTACGAACCCGACCTCGCCACCTCGCTGTCCAACCTCGGGATCCAGCTGGCGGAGGCGGGCAGACGGAGCGAGGCCCTCACCGCCGAGCAGAATGCTGTGGAGATCCGGCGTCGGCTCGCGGCCGACAACCCGCCCGCCTACGAACCCGAACTCGCCACCTCGCTTTCTGTCCTTGCCATCCTTCTGGCAGAGGGAGGTGATCTTCCCGCGGCCCTACGCTTGACTGGGGAGGCTGTGGATCTATACCGCAGTCACATTGGAACGATGCCCTCCGTGCTTCCGCAAGTTCACGCCGTGCTGGGCCTGCAGGCGGATGTGCTTGAGGGACTCGGGCGTCAAGGGGAGGCGGAGCAAGTACGCCGCTGGATCAGGGACAATCCACTCCCACGCGATTCTCACAGTTGA